One genomic segment of Desulfocapsa sulfexigens DSM 10523 includes these proteins:
- a CDS encoding phosphohexomutase domain-containing protein, producing the protein MENMEGDAMSQAAKIKELYKKCNIGKDHSESDYFGLVKELVALRKAEGVQWQQAIDQVYALIMDEIICNAGEPVTAVKFGTSGWRGMIGKDLFVRSVSFVTAAIVDLYVALDEEPELGLFLGVTSLDEARKRGCVLGFDNRFGGEILAGAVTEVLVKAGFVVHYAGESTTGVLSAAVLELNAAFSVNLTPSHNPLEYAGFKYNAADAGPAATELTGRITEKARQIIAGAGSPFVALDKPVVSAADRDDVLPFDALGTWKQLVRNNKDIHDVHYDDIMNRFATDTEIVAVIDSVHGASRIHIPALFEGVENDRLIQLRDSSDVTFDGIAPEPSSANMVGVITTLQKRKEPLKVGAIIDPDGDRIRFTDGTVEISMNQFGAMAYHFLHEGKGKKGMVAKTVATSNLANRLAEVFGEETFEPRVGFKEFKPVIGKALVYFEESDGISIIGHTPEKDAYIGLLLALDMVISRRQNLGEYLAEIEKEYGAFYPDRDGLPVSVQGEVLHAALLKLEKYGVGAVVNVGGTEQRITQVIDIDGRKMIFEDGSWLMIRPSGTEPKVRFYVESRTKSGTAALVEAARGMLDEIGLI; encoded by the coding sequence ATGGAAAATATGGAGGGCGACGCCATGTCTCAGGCTGCAAAAATAAAAGAACTCTATAAGAAGTGTAATATCGGTAAGGACCATTCTGAAAGTGATTATTTTGGCCTTGTCAAGGAATTGGTTGCGCTGCGTAAAGCAGAAGGAGTGCAGTGGCAGCAGGCCATAGATCAGGTTTACGCTTTGATTATGGATGAAATTATCTGTAATGCTGGTGAGCCGGTGACGGCTGTTAAATTCGGAACATCCGGCTGGCGTGGCATGATAGGAAAAGATCTGTTTGTCCGTTCAGTCTCTTTTGTGACTGCTGCCATTGTAGACCTTTACGTCGCACTCGATGAAGAGCCGGAACTTGGTCTGTTTTTGGGTGTTACCAGCCTGGATGAGGCCAGAAAGCGTGGCTGTGTACTCGGTTTTGATAACCGTTTTGGAGGAGAAATACTTGCCGGAGCCGTGACTGAAGTCTTGGTCAAGGCAGGATTTGTTGTTCACTATGCAGGGGAATCTACTACCGGAGTTCTTTCTGCTGCAGTGCTCGAACTCAACGCCGCCTTCTCAGTGAACCTGACCCCCTCCCATAATCCCCTTGAGTATGCCGGTTTTAAGTATAACGCTGCGGATGCAGGCCCTGCCGCGACAGAGCTTACCGGGCGCATTACCGAAAAGGCCCGGCAGATCATAGCAGGAGCAGGCTCTCCATTTGTGGCACTGGATAAACCCGTTGTTTCAGCTGCTGATCGTGACGATGTGTTGCCCTTTGATGCCCTTGGGACATGGAAACAGCTTGTTCGCAACAATAAAGACATTCACGATGTTCATTATGACGATATTATGAACAGGTTTGCCACGGATACAGAAATTGTGGCTGTTATAGATTCAGTTCACGGAGCCAGCAGGATACATATTCCGGCACTGTTTGAGGGGGTTGAAAACGACAGGTTAATACAGTTGCGTGACAGTTCCGATGTTACTTTTGACGGGATAGCCCCGGAACCATCATCAGCTAATATGGTTGGCGTCATCACGACCCTGCAGAAACGAAAAGAACCTTTGAAGGTTGGAGCCATTATAGATCCCGATGGTGATCGGATCAGGTTCACCGATGGCACGGTTGAGATAAGCATGAACCAGTTCGGTGCCATGGCTTACCACTTTCTTCATGAAGGTAAAGGCAAGAAAGGAATGGTCGCAAAAACCGTGGCGACCTCCAACCTTGCCAATCGTCTGGCCGAGGTGTTCGGAGAAGAGACCTTTGAGCCTCGAGTAGGATTCAAAGAGTTTAAACCGGTTATTGGTAAGGCTCTTGTCTACTTTGAAGAATCCGATGGTATCTCTATTATTGGCCATACCCCTGAGAAGGACGCCTATATCGGTCTCCTTCTGGCGCTTGATATGGTAATCAGTCGCAGGCAAAATCTTGGAGAGTATCTTGCGGAGATTGAAAAGGAATATGGTGCCTTTTATCCTGACAGAGACGGTCTTCCGGTCAGTGTTCAGGGAGAAGTGCTGCATGCTGCTCTGTTGAAACTTGAAAAGTATGGCGTGGGTGCAGTTGTTAATGTGGGTGGAACAGAGCAGCGTATCACTCAGGTGATCGACATTGATGGCCGAAAGATGATTTTTGAGGATGGTTCATGGCTGATGATCAGGCCGTCCGGGACGGAACCAAAGGTGCGTTTCTATGTTGAATCGCGAACAAAAAGTGGCACTGCGGCGCTTGTAGAGGCGGCCCGTGGAATGTTGGATGAAATAGGTCTTATATAA
- a CDS encoding MBOAT family O-acyltransferase, translating to MIASPCPFPFEGPTKYLSMIFSSVTFLFLFLPIVIAGSFCAGKPYRNYFLFASSLLFYAWGEGGYTLLLLLSICMTYFLGREIERSSGKNKTLLLGLGILCNLLPLFIFKYLHFTLATLAPLFFATGHDSWQMTNIHLPAGISFFTFQAISYLIDVYRCVAPAEKRLLNCGLYISMFPQLIAGPIVRYHDIAHQLRERTVNRAGFAAGTERFTFGLAKKILLADPLGVKADQLFNLPFHELSTGDAWLGASCFTLQIYYDFSGYSDMAIGLGKMFGFRLPENFNYPYISRSMREFWKRWHISLSTWLRDYLYIPLGGSRKGAGRTMANLLIVFLLCGLWHGANWTFVVWGLWHGLFLVLERVVPLNQKKIWHHIPGWLYTTTVVMVGWVIFRSPSLTFAWEFLRVMAGGQTTTEGSIISLLTTDTLLFTQLLFAFFFAFPTYSLGSRRMQKLLEWKPTLLTTSFLATGRLSLFTALLYFIFISVAAQAYHPFLYFQF from the coding sequence GTGATAGCATCACCTTGCCCCTTCCCGTTTGAAGGCCCCACAAAATATCTATCCATGATATTCAGCTCCGTTACCTTTCTTTTCCTCTTTCTGCCCATTGTTATTGCCGGCAGCTTCTGTGCTGGAAAACCATACCGGAATTATTTTCTTTTTGCTTCAAGTCTGCTGTTTTATGCCTGGGGAGAGGGTGGCTATACCCTTCTGCTCCTTCTTTCCATTTGCATGACCTATTTTCTTGGCCGTGAAATTGAACGGTCCTCTGGAAAAAACAAAACACTGCTCCTGGGACTTGGTATCCTTTGTAACCTTCTCCCCCTCTTTATATTTAAATACCTCCACTTTACTCTTGCCACCCTTGCTCCTCTGTTTTTCGCCACCGGTCACGACTCATGGCAGATGACAAACATTCACCTCCCTGCAGGGATCTCTTTTTTTACCTTTCAGGCAATTTCGTACCTCATAGATGTATACCGGTGTGTAGCTCCTGCCGAAAAACGTCTATTGAATTGTGGATTATACATTTCCATGTTTCCGCAACTCATTGCCGGCCCCATCGTCCGCTACCACGACATAGCCCACCAGTTACGTGAACGCACTGTGAACAGAGCCGGATTTGCTGCAGGCACTGAACGTTTCACATTCGGACTGGCCAAGAAAATCCTCCTCGCCGACCCCCTTGGCGTAAAAGCGGACCAGCTATTCAACCTGCCCTTCCATGAGCTCAGCACCGGAGACGCCTGGCTTGGGGCAAGCTGTTTTACCCTACAGATTTATTACGATTTTTCCGGATATTCCGACATGGCCATCGGCCTTGGAAAGATGTTTGGTTTTCGCCTGCCTGAAAACTTCAATTATCCCTACATCTCACGCTCCATGAGAGAATTCTGGAAACGCTGGCACATTTCATTATCCACCTGGTTACGTGATTATTTATATATACCTCTGGGGGGCAGCAGAAAAGGGGCGGGAAGAACAATGGCAAATCTCCTCATTGTTTTCCTTCTTTGCGGTCTCTGGCACGGTGCAAACTGGACCTTTGTTGTCTGGGGGCTCTGGCATGGGCTGTTCCTGGTACTGGAACGAGTTGTTCCGCTCAACCAAAAGAAGATCTGGCATCACATTCCAGGATGGCTCTATACAACAACGGTTGTAATGGTTGGCTGGGTTATCTTCAGAAGCCCCTCTCTTACTTTTGCCTGGGAGTTTCTTCGGGTTATGGCAGGCGGGCAAACAACAACCGAAGGCTCAATAATTTCACTCCTCACTACCGATACACTTCTGTTCACCCAACTCCTTTTCGCGTTCTTCTTTGCCTTTCCCACATATTCACTTGGCTCAAGACGTATGCAAAAGCTACTCGAATGGAAACCAACTCTTCTTACGACGAGTTTTCTGGCCACAGGGCGACTAAGCCTGTTCACAGCACTCCTCTATTTTATTTTTATCAGTGTTGCCGCCCAGGCATACCACCCCTTTCTCTACTTTCAATTTTAA
- the ppsA gene encoding phosphoenolpyruvate synthase translates to MAKSHDEELILWFDDIGIEDVPLVGGKNASLGEMYQHLTAKGVAVPHGFAITAYAYRYLLKAAGVEQEIRDVLADLDIEDMANLAERGEKCRNIIRHAEFPDDLREAIIKAYKVMEGQYGENCDVAVRSSATAEDLPDASFAGQQETYLNIHGYDAIIDNCRKCFASLFTNRAISYRQHQGFGQFDVYLSITVQKMVRSDSASSGVLFTIDTESGFKDACFITGAWGLGENVVQGAVNPDEYYVYKPKLKEGKRPIVGKKVGSKEIKMIYDNDPTTAEPVRNIATTIEERKAYVISDDEILKLAEWACIIEDHYGKGMDIEWAKDGDGVTVGTGDLFIVQARPETVHSQAGTGMMETYKLLEKGKVLVEGLAVGSKIGQGVAHCINDVKDIGTFRKGEVLVTDMTDPDWEPIMKIAGAIITNRGGRTCHAAIISRELGIPCVIGTGDATEHIKTGMEITASSAEGETGYVYEGLLKFEIDKQDLGNLPATKTKIMMNLAIPEKAFTECQIPNDGVGLAREEFIINSHIGLHPLALYNYEELKKSDDPVKKDIIAKIDAKTGAYSDKRQFFIDKVAEGVGRIAAAFYPNDVIVRLSDFKSNEYANLAGGTLYEPNEENPMIGWRGASRYYDPKYRPAFELECAGLLKARNDMGLDNIKLMVPFCRTPKEGKKVIEVMRDCGLVQGENGLEVYVMCEIPSNVISADAFADIFDGFSIGSNDLTQLTFGLDRDSGLIAGIADERDDAVKDMIRMVIATAKRRKKKIGICGQGPSDFPDFATFLVELGIDSMSLIPNTAIKTRMAVHEKEKEMGVAP, encoded by the coding sequence ATGGCCAAAAGTCACGACGAAGAATTGATCCTATGGTTTGACGATATCGGCATTGAAGATGTCCCTCTGGTTGGTGGGAAAAACGCATCACTGGGTGAAATGTATCAGCATCTCACAGCAAAAGGTGTTGCTGTTCCCCATGGATTTGCCATCACCGCATACGCCTACCGCTACCTTCTAAAGGCTGCAGGTGTCGAGCAGGAGATCCGCGACGTTCTCGCTGATCTTGATATTGAGGATATGGCGAACCTTGCTGAGCGTGGGGAAAAATGCCGTAATATTATTCGTCATGCCGAATTTCCGGATGATCTTCGTGAAGCCATCATCAAGGCCTACAAAGTGATGGAAGGGCAGTATGGTGAAAACTGTGATGTTGCTGTTCGCTCATCTGCAACCGCAGAAGATCTTCCCGATGCCTCCTTTGCCGGTCAGCAGGAGACATACCTGAACATTCACGGCTACGACGCAATCATCGATAACTGCCGTAAGTGCTTTGCATCCCTTTTCACCAACCGCGCCATATCGTATCGCCAGCATCAGGGATTTGGTCAGTTTGATGTCTATCTTTCAATTACTGTTCAGAAGATGGTTCGTTCCGACTCTGCCTCTTCCGGCGTCTTGTTTACCATCGATACCGAATCGGGCTTCAAAGATGCCTGTTTTATCACCGGCGCCTGGGGTCTTGGAGAAAACGTGGTCCAGGGTGCAGTTAATCCCGATGAATACTATGTTTACAAACCTAAACTGAAAGAAGGCAAACGACCAATTGTTGGCAAGAAAGTTGGCTCCAAAGAGATCAAAATGATCTATGACAACGATCCTACCACTGCTGAGCCCGTAAGAAACATTGCCACCACCATAGAAGAACGTAAAGCTTACGTAATCAGTGATGATGAGATTCTTAAACTTGCCGAATGGGCCTGTATCATCGAAGATCATTACGGAAAAGGAATGGACATCGAGTGGGCCAAGGATGGTGACGGTGTTACTGTGGGAACAGGTGATCTTTTCATCGTTCAGGCTCGTCCCGAAACTGTTCACTCCCAGGCCGGCACAGGCATGATGGAAACCTATAAGCTACTGGAAAAAGGAAAGGTCCTTGTTGAAGGCCTGGCTGTTGGTTCAAAGATCGGTCAGGGTGTTGCTCACTGTATTAATGATGTAAAGGATATCGGAACCTTCAGAAAGGGTGAAGTCCTGGTCACCGACATGACCGACCCCGACTGGGAACCCATCATGAAAATTGCCGGGGCAATCATTACTAACCGCGGTGGCCGTACCTGTCATGCTGCAATTATTTCCCGCGAGCTTGGCATTCCATGCGTCATCGGAACCGGAGATGCCACAGAACACATCAAAACCGGCATGGAAATCACCGCATCCTCTGCTGAAGGTGAAACCGGCTATGTTTACGAAGGTTTGCTCAAGTTTGAAATCGACAAACAGGATCTTGGCAACCTGCCCGCCACCAAGACAAAAATAATGATGAACCTGGCTATTCCTGAAAAAGCCTTCACCGAATGTCAGATTCCTAATGATGGTGTCGGTCTTGCCCGTGAAGAGTTTATCATCAACTCTCACATCGGTCTGCATCCTCTGGCACTGTATAATTACGAAGAGCTGAAAAAATCCGACGATCCCGTGAAAAAGGACATCATTGCCAAGATTGATGCCAAAACAGGAGCATACAGCGACAAGCGTCAGTTCTTTATTGATAAGGTGGCTGAAGGTGTCGGCCGTATCGCTGCTGCATTCTACCCCAATGACGTTATTGTCCGTCTCTCTGATTTCAAGAGTAACGAATACGCAAACCTTGCTGGTGGTACCCTGTACGAGCCGAATGAAGAAAACCCGATGATTGGATGGCGTGGTGCCTCCCGCTACTATGACCCCAAATACCGGCCTGCATTCGAGCTTGAATGTGCTGGCCTGTTAAAGGCCCGTAACGATATGGGTCTGGACAACATCAAACTGATGGTTCCATTCTGCCGTACTCCTAAAGAGGGTAAGAAAGTAATCGAGGTTATGAGAGATTGTGGCCTGGTTCAGGGAGAGAATGGCCTTGAGGTTTACGTTATGTGCGAAATCCCAAGTAACGTTATCTCTGCTGATGCCTTTGCCGATATATTTGATGGTTTCTCAATCGGATCCAATGATCTAACCCAGCTCACCTTCGGACTCGACCGTGACTCCGGTCTTATCGCTGGTATTGCTGATGAACGTGACGATGCTGTGAAAGACATGATCCGCATGGTTATCGCCACCGCCAAACGACGTAAGAAGAAGATCGGAATCTGCGGTCAGGGTCCATCTGATTTCCCTGACTTTGCCACCTTCCTGGTTGAGCTTGGAATTGACTCCATGTCTCTTATTCCAAACACTGCCATCAAGACTCGTATGGCTGTACATGAGAAGGAAAAAGAGATGGGCGTCGCACCCTGA